GCCTTGGCCTGGGGCTCGTTTCCCAGCCCACCCTGCCGAGCTTCTGGTACTCCGGCGGCAATGTGGCGGCGGACCAAGAAGTGGGCCCGACCCCGaccgcggcggcggtggaggagagGAGGTGCTCGCCCGGTAGCCCGGCTtcgagcggcagcggcagcgggctGAAGCGTGGTGCCGAGAGGTCCGCCGGCAGCGGCGACGAGGACCaggacgacgacggcggcaacgCGCGCAAGAagctccggctgtccaaggaccaggCCGCCGTCCTCGAGGAGTGCTTCAAGACGCACCACACCCTGACTCCGGTACGTGTCTCGCCTCATTGCACACTTACACGGTCGATTGCATCACATGGATGATTCATGGAGAGATCGATGATGGGCAAGGAAATGACATGGATTTCGTTGCATTTACAGAAGCAGAAGCTGGCGCTGGCCAACAGCCTGGGGCTGCGGCCGCGGCAGGTGGAGGTGTGGTTCCAGAACCGCCGCGCCCGGACAAAGCTCAAGCAGACGGAGGTGGACTGCGAGTACATGAAGCGCTGGTGCGAGCAGCTCGCCGAGCAGAACCGCCGCCTCGAGAAGGAGGTGGCCGAGCTCAGGGCGCTCAAGGCCGCACCGCCGGCGCATAACGGCGCCTCGGCGGGGCCGCTCACCACCCTCACCATGTGCCTCTCCTGCAAGCGCGTCGCGTCCACGTCCTCCGCCTCGGCCTGCACCGTGCCCAGCTTCTCCTCCAATGCCGGCATCGGCATGCCAGTGCCATCCCCGGTGGCCATGCCCGAACACCGGCAGTTCTTCTGCGGGTTCCGAGACACCGGAGCAACGTACGGCAGCTCTGCCGGGCTCGCGAAGGTGGTCAAGGCGGCCAGATAGAACGAGCTATCTCTGTGACGCCGCCATGATGAGCATGCCAAGCAAGCTAACAAAAAAATGGCGGCATTGTCACGACTCACAAATTTAAGCAAGTGTAGCAGAAAGTTTAatcctttttcttctctgtctcTGAGGGAAATGCAAGTTAATTAGTTTTAACAATCTAGGATCGGTCAATCGACGAGTTCCTGCGGGGATGAATGTATCCATGTGAAAAGTTTATGAAATAACATGAGAAACTAATGCATACCAACATGTTGAGTAAAAGTACACCAACATGTTGAGTAAATTTCCAATTTCCTTCCCTGTCTTGCATAGTTGTTGCAGTGGGCAGCGTAGATCGAGGGTCGGTGTATTATTACTACTTGACTACTTGGCTTGGTTTGTCAGATGTATCACCAACATGTTGAGTGATTTTCTAATTTTCTACCCTGTCCTGCATAGATGTTGCAGCGTAGATCAGGAGTTGGTGTAGTATTACTTGACTTGGTTTTTCTGGAGTATCATCTACTCAATTTCAGCTGCCCGACAAGTTGCATCTTAAAGGTGACTTCTGCTTTAGTTTGGCCATCTAGCAAAAGAAGTTATGCTATTAGTATACCATTTCACTTGCCTATCTTACGGGCAAATTTTCCAAGTCCGAGTAACATGTTAGGTGCATGGTCTCCTCATTTTGGTTGTTCAGGTATTTCACCTTGTCGTTTCTATGTGTTTGAGCTTTTATATTGGCCTCCGGAGTCGCAACTGGAAGATCCGCATATCCTGGCCTAAAAAAATCTCACGCGTGTCACAAGACCGAACCAACGTGATGTAGAGGTCGCCAAAGGACCACACTGCAAAGAAAAGCCGTCGCCGCCCTCACCGACAAATGTTGCGGACCCTGACCTCACCGGCATCAGAGGCTGGCAAAGATCTACGCCAACAAGCAATTAACATTCATGTAGGTGACACCGTTGATATTGGGAGACTCGAGGAAATCGGTCTGATCGGTGCGTAGCCACCAAACAAATCGTCACCGTCTAACTCTAGTTATAAAGCCGGAGCGGGGAAAATAGAGCTACATAGGATATATCATGATCTCCCTGCACTCCCACACTGACAGAACAAATGGAGGAGGGGAATGGCCTATCAGTATAGGAGAAGTGGCGGCATGGTAGGAACGCTCGGAAAATCGCCTCTATAGAGTTTGATGACGAGATAGATATTTTTTTTCTTGCAATCCATTTACAGATTCATATGGTGTTTGAAGGTGTAGGTTTACTAGAACCAGTTGAGATGAGTGGTCTTAAAGAGTTGTAGGAGTACAGGGGAATTCTCATATGGAAACAATTATTTCAAAGGGATTTGAGTTTTCTTTACATGTCCGGAGAAGCCAAGTATAACCGGAGATTAACATGATTGTGCCGACAATGATTAAAAAATAGCAACCTTTAGTTTGTGCCTAGCTTGCTTGTTGAAGAACCTCCTCATCTGAGTGGTGTTATAAAATGGTTAGTGCGGATGTGGTCACTGTTGTAGTTTGCATATTGCAGATCCTATCGCTTCaggttttattttccttttttacttGCCTATGCATAGTTTGGCCTTATATGACTTTGGTATTTAAAGATATGTTTTTTTGTACATGTGTGTTGGTGTTGGTCATGTGCATATTAATTATGTAGATGCCGGGTGTGTACTCATTGTGTTTATATCTTTCTGATGTTCCATTTTGAGCCAATAAAGTTCACCCTTTGTCGTAAAAAAAAACCATGCcaagggcgatgacggcggcgcgccttcggctcgattCAATGCTTGTTGTCGTCGTTAGGTGGTCTATTAAATCTAGATCTAATTTTAATTATTTCTGGTGCTCCTTGTACTTCCGTGATTGGagatgaatagatcaaaagtttCTCGCAAAAAAAGCTTGTAATTCCCCTATTTTAAATTAATTGAATTCTTATTTTTGTCATAAGTAAAATAGGGTAAATAACAAAAAAAGGCAATACCCGCATCTAGAATATAAAAGATATTTTAGAATGAATTTAGTGATACTATATTGGTCGTGATATTGATAATGCGGCCATCAGAAAACACACGAGGACAGGCCGAAGCGCACGCACACACGAGCGTGACCGACGAATCAGATGCCGGCCgggggcgcgaccgcacgagcgcACACATGCGACGTCGACGACGAAAGTGCCCGGAAAACGACGATTAAAGGGCGTCATTCAACGGCGCCTAGCTACAAAACTACTAGTAGTAGTGGTATTTTGATTGATACTACTAATTTCTTTCGCTAGTGGTCGCTAGAGTGGTTGACGTGCAAGTTTTGTGACATCGTTCGCCTACCTGTAAACTGAGGAAGTAGCTTGTAGGGCACTAGGGCTAGAAAAAGCTTGGGGTAAGGAAATAAGGACTGCCTATTTATGTGGTACCGCAAAGAAAAACAGCGTCAGTCGATCTCAAACCATTAGATCGCCATTTAACGGCCATGATCAGGCGTGCACTGTTTATCTGCAGCCTTGCACCCCCCAACAATTGCAGGCCGGATTATTGCCTTCTCCAGTCCACTTGACCGACATCTTATGGTTCGTCATTATTTACATATGGTCTTTTTTTCTTAGCCGCTCATTTTATCTGGGCCTTCAGTTTAATGTTTAAAGTGAGAAATATAGAATACGAACCTGTTCTATGATAAGAGTAATTAATCGTTGTTGTTTCAAGGTTAATCCATTTTATGCACTTTGTTCAAAAGCAAAGGTATATATCCGTGGAGGCTGGTTCGTTATAAATCAAGAAATGACACTTTTTTTTAGGTCAGAGATTTGTGAGGTGCTCCTCTTGCCTCCCACTGCCGCCACCTAAACAGTCATCGGAATTCCTCTTCTCAGTCCCATCCCTCACAACCCATCGACCTCCTGTTCTCAGTCATCGGCATTCCCCGTCCCTAACCTGCACAGTCAACCCTCTTCCGTGCCTCTACCTGGAAAGTCACAGGTCGCTGCGTCATCCTCTTCTCTGGCAAGCTCCTGGCTCAGCATGGAGCGCTGGCCAGGGCCGACACTCCTTGCCACCTATTTATGCGCTTTGTTCAAAAGCAAAGGTATCCGTGGAGGCTGGTTCGTTATAAATCAACGAAGGACATTTCTTTTAGGTCAAGATATTTGTGGCGCGCCGCTGCACACGCCTCGCTGCGACGTCCCTGgctcccctctcgcctccccgcatGGTTGTACTGCCGCCACCCCCATCAAACCCCTTGACCAACTGTTCTCGGTCATCGGCATTCGCCATCCCTAACCTGAACAGTCAACCCTCTTCCCTACCTCTACCTGGAAAGTGACAGGTCGATGCGTCATCCTCTTCTCTCACAAGGTCTTAGCTCGGCATGGAACACTGGCCAGGGCCGACACTCCTTGCCACCGCTCGTCATGTCGCCCCGCTTCTATCCTTGACGGAATCGCATGACGCGCGCGAAAATTCCAGGCATCTAATCCCTCCGTTCCATAACCACGACAAGAATTATGGAACGAAAGGAGTAACATTTAGGAAGcacaaaagaaaaaactaaaagaaaagaaaacaacaaaGGCATGCACACTCCTTTACGCGAGAGAAAGGAAGACACAGAAAGCGCAGCTAGCCACGAGATGCCCAGCTAGGACTCGCGATCATGGTTCACGGAGGAGGAGCAATATAGAAACACCAGTGGGGGTGTGCTTTGTCCGGTGGAATGTTTGACCGGACGGCCGTCCGGGATCGTCGACAAAGCTcgctctctcgctcgctcgcgtgGGCGGCCGCTGACCGGGCTGCACGTGCGGTCGACATGCATGCCCGCGCTGGCACCGCACCGCCGCGCGCCTCGGGATTCCGCGCCACGCTGCCACATGCTCGCGAGTCCCTGCGCGCGTACGTGCGTGCCCGCCTGCTCTTCCAGCGTAGCTTGCGAGCTTCCTCCTTCCCTTCGCCGCCGGTGGCTTCGTCGTGTTCTCGCGCGGGCGCGGCGACCGAGGGAAGGGGGCACGGCACTGGCATTAGCATAATCCGCGCGTGGTCGCCTGCTCTGCTAGCCGCATAATCTAATCTGGTCTAGTCGATCGCCCATAATTACATGCGCAAGTGCACGTCGCCGGTCAGCCAGCGGACCCGGATTTCCTGCGCTTCCTTGTTTAACCGGGGCTAGAGATTGCAATGGTCTGCCTAGACTGCCGTGCCTACGGAATACTCATGTACATATGTGTGGCAACTGGCCGTTGTCTAGGAGGAGGAAGATTTGTCCAAATACTCGTTGTTTACCCTGAGATTAGCATTTCCCTTCTTCTTCTGGGCATCTAGAAAATAAAGCACTGCATGTAGTATCTGCATATATGGAGGCAAAAATGAAGCACTGAAGTAAAAGATCCCAGGAGACGATTGTATTTGCATATAGTACAAAACTTTGACCCCATTATCAGACAGACAAACCACTATACAAAGTGATCGATCAGCTGATAACAATCATTTGGAGCGCATATTTGCACGCCTGTGCAGGCCCATCTCATTCGGCCATGTTGCATCGCATGCCCGCGAAGCACAGCGCATCGGTCGAGGCAAAGCAGCAACCAAACGGACAAAACACATCGATCACGACCGTGGATGCAGCTTCCTCGCTCCCTCCCTGCTGCACGTACGCAATTGTTGAGATAGACAAGCGCGCGTACGTATACTGGAAATAATACTCGACCGATCGGGGAGGGACGCGTGAGAAGAAATGATTACCGGCCACCATGGGTCACATGCAGGGCCGGGAGGAGCCAGAGATCGATCGAACCATGCATGTGCACCAGGAATAATTCAGCAGTTGCCCATCGACCGATCGGCCGGTGTCTTTGACAGCACGGCCATGTCGGCCAAAACCAAAATCAATGTGGGTAGCAGGCTAGCAGCTAGCGGCACGCTGACGGCATGTTTGAgagctcttttttttttttgcgagcacGACCAAAAGTGAAAAGCCCGGCCTCGAAGGTGGACCGACGACAGAGTCATTGGAATTGGACAGAAGGACTGGGCCTCCATGCATCCGTCGCAGCGGAAAGCTGGCTAACCAACGCCGAGCTGGGCGTCACGTTGCATGCCGGCCTAGCTATCACTGGCTCGCTCGCCCCATTGCTAGCTGCTGCCATTAATCCTACCACTGGCTGGTTCATGGCTCGTACATTTCACACGTTCGCACGCACCGGCCTCCAATTATGCCAGCCGAGCCAACCAACTTTTATTCTTCTTCCAAATAAAGGCACTCACTGCAGCGGCGTACTGTAGATAGTGCATGCAGTGCGTGATATTCCCGTTTCGTGGCCAGGTGGGTACGGACCGGGCAATGTATATTTGCCACTTCCGCAATGTACTAGCCCAACGAGTGAGTAGTAGTAGTGTAATTAATTTCCTCCATGTCGACCATGTATGTCTGCCAGCTTGGGCCAGAGAGGGGCCTGGCCGGTGTATCCTGTCCGTGCGATTTTCTTTCCTCCtcgatttttcttctttttatagtGATATGATTTCCTCGCTTACTAGTACGAAATGACTAACCATTTCTCAGAAAAGAGAGATGATTAACCAACGACAGCCAATGATTTTTCCTTGGCAGTGGTAGGAGCCAATGATGAGGCAACCGTCCCACCCGGGCTGTCTGTCCGTCCGTTCCGTCCAACTGAACAAGAACAACCGATGGATGGATCGGTCCAGTGATGGTCCATGGATCCATCACAACCAATAATAATCAATCATAAGCTTGAGGCAAAAGCCAGCCGCACAAGTGGGGCGAATGATTAGGGCGACCGATGCGCACGACCGCCCCCGCCTCCACGAGGCCGGCACATGGCCCGTCCCCTCCAGCCTCGTACATCTGGGCCCTCGCGGTCGCGCCCGGCCCCCATCATTGGCCGCACGTGAGGGACACCTCACTGCATCCATCGTCCATGCGTCCTGGGTTAGATGTAGGTAGATCCATGTCAGCTCTTCCCCAAATGCACGCACTGGCACTGCCGATCCAGCACTATTAGTATTTGGTGGAATTCATCTACACTATTGCTCCAAAGCAACATAACCTGGAGTACCCGTTTTCTGATGCTAAAATGAAGAAGAAAACATTGCGTACCTGTTGTACTACATCACACCATCCCCTTGCTGTGGgcataaataatactccctccgttcaaaaatacttgtcatcaatatgaataaaaaatgatgtatctacaactaaaatacgtctagatacatctccttttactcATTTTGATGACAAGGATTTGCGGACGGGGGGAGTACTACTCTAGAAATGCTTCTGTGCGATGAGCATTTCCAGTTTCGAATTAAAAGTGACATAATGTACATTATAGTATCTGGCTTCGATCTTGGCGGTGGCGACGGCCGGCCCGGACCCGACCATGGTGGTGGTGGCGTCCCCTCCACCGGGGATGACGGGCCAGGAGGCGGGTCCTTGTGGCGGCGGATCTTGGGATCACGTGTACGGGCTCGTAGCAGGACGCGCGCGGCGGTTGGATCTTACTCCGGCGTTGACGACGCTTGACACGGGAACGCGGCGGCGGTTGCCGTTGTATGGGCGATGACAGCGGCTGGTGCGATGGTAGGTGCTCCCTGCGGCGCCCGGAATAAGGGTGGCGACCCTTCTTCATCAAAGGCGGCGGACGCCGGGGTCGTTTGGGCGACTCGAAGTCCGGATCTCGAGGTGGTGACGACCTTCTGAGGCTGGTGCCGGTATGGGATGCCCCTTCCATCAACAGATCGAGTTGGATGCGGTTCGACATGTGACACATGTGCCTCTTTCGGAGTTGTCGGGCGGTGCCTGTCGTCGGCTGGTGAAGCCACCAGTGGATGCGCTGCTGACGGATGCTACGCACGACGTCTTATACGGAGACGTCAAGTCATGCTAGTTATCGACAGGTGACGCACGGTGGTTATGGCGGAGTTGTCATGTTTAGCATGTTGTCGTTGGATTGAAGGTGGTGGGACAGTAGCGGGAGGCAGGCTGCATGGTACGTCTTTGTCTTCCGTTGTCTCCTCCATAGGTATCTGGCTATCGAGGTGTCGGTAAATGGATAAGGGCGGATGGTACAAATGACTTCAATGACGAGTTTATGCACTCCAGTGGAAACACAAGATCTTTGATCGAGCTATGTCGCCACGCGCCTGTGTCGTGTCCTTGCTGAAGGTGGTGGATTGAAGCTTGGTTTTGGGATGAGAATATGGAGTTCAATCTTGTGGTGGACTCGCCGTCATCAGCGCACATGCGTCGATTCTTTTTTGAAGGCGTAGCCTAGGAGTTGTGTTTTTTAAGTTATGTTGTGTCTTGTATCATAGGGTTAGTGGCTATTTGGGGAAGTTACTGTCGCGAGGTATACAACATCAGGATTTGTTTTCCGCTTTTTTCTGGATTGATGGTCTTCGGCCGCTGGATTTTGCACTATTAATAATATATGGTTGCAtgtatcattctgatgcagagggcgGGGTTATCCTCCTTTTTGAATAAAAAAAGGATGCGGTAGCTTGTAAGAGGATTGGATTACTTGCTAAGAAAAGATGGAGATTGACGCTTGGGGATATGTATGAATCTCCTGTCATCCTTTCTCAGCTCGCTGATCTGATGGAGACGGTGACAGCTGAATGAATCACGGAACCAATTATTGACACGCACCTGATACTCTACCTCACTACTAGTACTAATATAAGTATATAACTTTCTTTAATTCCCCCTGGTTCCAAATAAGCATGATTACAAATTCTCAGTGCTTTCGGTTTAACAGAATCTCTCAGGTCTCAACCTACCATTTCCCAGTGATACTAATAATCAACTAACACAACATATATGTACTCGTTTGTTAGTTTGTGGAACGGTGCTGTTGATTGATTAGCCACTCTATCATCACCTACTTGTGATCAATACAATAGTCCAAGTGCATGAGTGCTGCTCACTCAGCTAGCATATGCAATGCAATGAAGCCGGGTATAGTAAGTAGGGTCAGCAGTAGGTAATAATTTGAGGATAAAAGAAGCGCCCACTTGAGCCGACAACAACAATATAGGGGGCTTGATCGCCACCCTACACCATTATTCAAACACCccatctgctcttgctcttgctctttgaGGATGCAGCTTTCAGTACAAGATTGCACATGTCCTcactatcatgccaagatgcataAACAGCATGGGGCCTATCATTGCGTCCATGCGTACCAGTTCCCCCCATTTGCACTGCATAATGGAAATAAACGGCCAAAAGCTAATGCAGATGCAAACTTATAGTACAGTTTTTGTGACTGCAACCTTTACAAGATCACTTCACAAGTTTTGAGCGCCCAATGCAACAGTTTCTTCATTAAAAGTCAAGGTTAAAAGGAGCTTTCATGGTACCTGTGCAAAGATAAACATcggtcacccgcaaaaaaaaaagataaaCATCGGTTGCTTGAAAAAAAAATGGGCATGAGAGCCTTTTCCGGTGGGCAAGTATTACAAAGTGTGCTGACAGTATACAGTTTGCCTTGTAATATCTAGCCCAATGGTACTACTAGTATGCAGAAGAATGTTCAAGTCCATTTGCACTAGCTTCAGCTAGCTTTAGTAAGACTTGAGTTTTTTTTTTGCGGCTGTAGTAAGCGTCGAGTTAAAGTTAAAGTTAAAGCTTGACCGGCCATGCAACTAACCAGTTGCAGGGGGACTAGAATTTCCAGGCACGAACAAAAGTCCCAATTAATGATTAAATTCTCAAATCTTATTACTATATATAGAccactttgcttcttcttttttgcggggtgTATAGACCACTTTGCTTAACTATGCATTCTCGTACAATAAACAACTTAACCCACTGTCAAAAAGAAGCAAAAGGAAAATGTTGTTCGTTCTTCAGAACCTGATGTTCTATGCGGCTCTACAAATTTATCCACAATTTTCTGTCCAAGCATAGCATATATCCCTAAACTTTATCAATATACTAGTAGTGGAGAAAATGCCATGTGTTGGTACAAGAAAGAAACAATTTATAGTGATAGAACGCGCTAAGCAAACTCAACTCATCTAATGCAATCATTTGGTGCGTGAGGCCAAAATTGCAAGGTCCCACGTTTCCAAGGCAGACCAGTGAGTGagcggaggaacaagaagagcaacCACTACGGGCTGGGAGGCAGGGCGTGCATGGCCCATCCAATAATTCCTCCGACGTGGGTGGGGTAGGTCAGGAGTAATTGGGTGAGTTGGATCCGAGAGATCAGACAGACAGATTGCATGCTGATCGGACTCATGGAGCGGAAAAGGCATCCACTGAAAAAGGCCGGAAATTAACATGGCTCTAATGCTACACAAATCAGAAAAGGTGAGCTAAATGCTGCGTAGATGACTGCCAATTTTGCAAATTAGCAGGCATCTACGGGCATCACTGACAATCACTAGCTGTGCACGTTTACAGACTTTTTAGTGGCAAGATTTTGAAGTTGACCACATTAATATTTCAGAAAAGCAGGCCGTGCaatttcttttccctttttcttttccatGCGGTAATTTAAGTAGTACCGCAGTGGAGTCGTGGAGTGATTGGCGCCCCCGATGACTGCGGGGAGGTTGTGGGTGGTGTCAGGAAAAGTGCCGGCAAAGCGAGGCGCACGGCCGGCCCGGTGGGCCATCCCTGTCCTGACTTTCCACCTTGTCAATTTGCCAGGTGGACCCACCCCATGGGCTCTCNNNNNNNNNNNNNNNNNNNNNNNNNNNNNNNNNNNNNNNNNNNNNNNNNNNNNNNNNNNNNNNNNNNNNNNNNNNNNNNNNNNNNNNNNNNNNNNNNNNNNNNNNNNNNNNNNNNNNNNNNNNNNNNNNNNNNNNNNNNNNNNNNNNNNNNNNNNNNNNNNNNNNNNNNNNNNNNNNNNNNNNNNNNNNNNNNNNNNNNNNNNNNNNNNNNNNNNNNNNNNNNNNNNNNNNNNNNNNNNNNNNNNNNNNNNNNNNNNNNNNNNNNNNNNNNNNNNNNNNNNNNNNNNNNNNNNNNNNNNNNNNNNNNNNNNNNNNNNNNNNNNNNNNNNNNNNNNNNNNNNNNNNNNNNNNNNCGAGTGAGTACCCCGCTCGGCTCGGTCGGTCGGCATGAGCCCATGAGCCGCCGAACCAGCGCGAGCCGGCTCGATCGACGCACTCAGTTCAGTTGCAGGAGCCATAGTACTTCAGCTGTATATAGCATTTCGATGAACTTTGCCTGAACTGCCATGAACAGAACCGCTAAAATATTATTTTCATGTCAAGAAGTCTGAAGATTCATTGGTTGGCTCAGCCGCCTCTTGTTCATACCCTGTGCAGTACATAGTTTTTCTATCCCTATCTGTTAAATGAAAATGATCAAACTCTTCGCAAAATATTTGATAAAATTAGTTCGTCTCTTTTCCTTAGACTAGAACGAATTAGCTATGAAAATGATCGAATTAGTTAGTCCTTTTTTCCTTTAGAGTTAGAGCGAATTAGCTAGTTATTGGGGGGACCTACTGTACAACTCAATCATATAGTTCAGGATCTTCTGGCTTGAATTTGGGGTcattttttcttattttcttttactAATGCCACCAAATGTGTTTATATTGTGTCCTCTGCACGTACGTTTGCCCCATCGATGATCACGTTAACAAGTCGGAGGCAGGTTGTTATCGCCATCCTCTACCCCTACCAAAACCGCAGGATTCAGGCATGGATGTATGCGTAAACCCGGACAGCTGGTTGCTAAGCCATATACAGTCAACACAATTAGACTACTCTACCAATCAATTTGATTATCGGCTGGCCTAAGAACAACACATGCCAATCAATTTGTAATTAGCCACGCAGCTGTAGTTTTGCCGGGGGACATGGACAATCGGCCACCCCAGGAATCCCGGCGCGACGTCGTTGGCGAATTGACCCGTTCGTACCCCGAGCGGCCAATCGCCGCGGGCCACCCAGGGGCGGAGCCAGCGTTGTGGCGTTGGGTTCAAGTGAACCCAACGATTTTCTGCTGCCAGGTACGCGTATGTAGGTTATATTATCGTGTGCGTGAACCCATTAGAAAATCGAGGCTGCACCCATCGGAATTTGGAATTCACAAGCGAAAGCCTTTTAGTCCAGAAATCTTCACGGGAGTAGCCCAGCTAAGGCCCATACGTAAACTGCTACTACtgtcctgttggggatattactactgggtgtaaaccggacaggacaagccgggttaacttcatcagtagttgagtgtgataaaagcccatgag
This portion of the Triticum dicoccoides isolate Atlit2015 ecotype Zavitan chromosome 7A, WEW_v2.0, whole genome shotgun sequence genome encodes:
- the LOC119333967 gene encoding homeobox-leucine zipper protein HOX28-like, giving the protein MAPQSLDLGLSLGLGLVSQPTLPSFWYSGGNVAADQEVGPTPTAAAVEERRCSPGSPASSGSGSGLKRGAERSAGSGDEDQDDDGGNARKKLRLSKDQAAVLEECFKTHHTLTPKQKLALANSLGLRPRQVEVWFQNRRARTKLKQTEVDCEYMKRWCEQLAEQNRRLEKEVAELRALKAAPPAHNGASAGPLTTLTMCLSCKRVASTSSASACTVPSFSSNAGIGMPVPSPVAMPEHRQFFCGFRDTGATYGSSAGLAKVVKAAR